Proteins encoded together in one Gemmatimonadota bacterium DH-78 window:
- the hslU gene encoding ATP-dependent protease ATPase subunit HslU, whose amino-acid sequence MSDTPARSSDHPPVDPDGRPADGTEDDWADWLTPRQIVAELDSYIVGQDEAKKAVAIALRNRWRRQRVDDDLRDEIVPSNLILIGPTGVGKTEISRRLARLAGAPFVKVEASKFTEVGYVGRDVESMIRDLVDGAINMVRAEREDEVAEVAEARVEERLLDLLFPASGSEEGAAEAAEGESRPVFVAGPGGVQPRLPGDEDEELESRRARTREKLRALLKDGKLEDREVEVEVSQAPSLDGMMVPMGGEGMDYNFTEMLQDMLPKKTKRRQMTVAEARRILVQDELDKLVDMDEVVNEALNRTEDMGMVFLDEIDKIAGERGGAGPDVSREGVQRDLLPIVEGSTVTTKYGIVRTDHILFIAAGAFHVSKPSDLIPELQGRFPIRVELDSLGEEDFVRILEEPRNALLNQYRALVETEGATLEFTKEGVREIARIATELNTRMENIGARRLQTVMTTLLEEVLFDLPDGDTRAVVVDAEYVGSHLDAIVDDEDLRRYIL is encoded by the coding sequence ATGAGCGACACCCCTGCGCGGTCGTCGGACCACCCTCCGGTCGATCCGGACGGGCGGCCCGCCGACGGCACCGAAGACGACTGGGCGGACTGGCTCACCCCCCGCCAGATCGTGGCCGAGCTCGACTCCTACATCGTTGGCCAGGACGAGGCCAAGAAGGCGGTGGCGATCGCCCTGCGCAACCGCTGGCGCCGCCAGCGGGTCGACGACGATCTCCGCGACGAGATCGTGCCCAGCAACCTGATCCTGATCGGTCCCACCGGCGTCGGAAAGACGGAGATCTCGCGTCGCCTGGCGCGGCTGGCGGGGGCCCCCTTCGTGAAGGTGGAGGCCAGCAAGTTCACCGAGGTGGGCTACGTCGGCCGCGATGTCGAGAGCATGATCCGCGATCTCGTCGACGGCGCGATCAACATGGTGCGGGCCGAGCGCGAGGACGAGGTGGCCGAGGTGGCCGAGGCGCGGGTGGAGGAGCGACTGCTCGATCTGCTCTTTCCGGCTTCGGGCAGCGAGGAGGGTGCGGCCGAGGCGGCCGAGGGCGAGTCGCGCCCCGTATTCGTGGCGGGTCCGGGCGGGGTTCAGCCCCGCCTGCCCGGCGATGAAGACGAAGAGCTGGAGAGCCGGCGCGCCCGCACCCGCGAGAAGCTCCGCGCCCTGCTGAAGGACGGCAAGCTCGAGGACCGCGAGGTGGAGGTGGAGGTGTCGCAGGCCCCGAGTCTCGACGGGATGATGGTGCCGATGGGCGGTGAGGGCATGGACTACAACTTCACCGAGATGCTGCAGGACATGCTGCCGAAGAAGACCAAGCGGCGGCAGATGACGGTGGCCGAGGCACGCCGGATCCTCGTGCAGGACGAGCTCGACAAGCTCGTGGACATGGACGAGGTGGTGAACGAGGCGCTCAACCGCACCGAAGACATGGGCATGGTGTTCCTCGACGAGATCGACAAGATCGCCGGGGAGCGGGGAGGAGCGGGTCCCGATGTGAGCCGCGAAGGGGTACAGCGCGACCTGCTCCCGATCGTGGAGGGCTCCACAGTCACCACCAAGTACGGCATCGTCCGCACCGACCACATTCTCTTCATCGCGGCCGGCGCCTTCCACGTCTCCAAGCCCAGCGACCTGATTCCCGAGCTGCAGGGCCGCTTCCCGATCCGGGTCGAACTCGATTCGCTCGGCGAGGAGGACTTCGTGCGGATTCTGGAGGAGCCGCGCAACGCGCTCCTCAACCAGTACCGCGCCCTGGTCGAGACCGAGGGAGCCACCCTCGAGTTCACGAAGGAAGGGGTGCGCGAGATCGCCCGGATCGCGACGGAGCTCAACACCCGGATGGAAAACATCGGAGCTCGGCGGCTCCAGACGGTCATGACCACCCTGCTCGAAGAGGTGCTCTTCGATCTGCCCGATGGGGACACCCGCG
- the hslV gene encoding ATP-dependent protease subunit HslV, which produces MSSPQLRATTVVAVRRDGRVAMGGDGQVTLGDTVMKSKARKVRALKDGRILAGFAGAVADAFALFEKLEEMLDRYPGNLTRAVVEMAKEWRTDRFLRRLEALLVVADRDHLFLISGDGNVIQPDDEVVAIGSGGSFALSAARALVAHSTLSAPEVVRESLTIAADICIYTNHDISVLELDEDSEA; this is translated from the coding sequence ATGAGTTCTCCTCAACTGCGAGCCACGACCGTGGTGGCCGTGCGACGCGACGGACGTGTCGCGATGGGCGGAGACGGACAGGTCACCCTCGGGGACACCGTCATGAAGTCGAAGGCCCGCAAGGTGCGCGCCCTCAAGGACGGCCGGATCCTGGCCGGGTTCGCCGGCGCGGTGGCCGACGCCTTCGCGCTCTTCGAGAAGCTCGAAGAGATGCTGGACCGCTACCCGGGCAACCTCACCCGCGCCGTGGTCGAGATGGCGAAGGAGTGGCGCACCGACCGCTTCCTGCGCCGGCTCGAGGCGTTGCTCGTGGTGGCGGATCGCGACCACCTCTTCCTGATCTCGGGCGACGGCAACGTCATCCAGCCCGACGACGAGGTGGTGGCGATCGGGTCGGGGGGCAGCTTCGCCCTCTCCGCGGCGCGCGCCCTGGTGGCGCACTCGACTCTGTCGGCGCCCGAGGTGGTGCGCGAGAGCCTCACGATCGCCGCCGACATCTGCATCTACACGAATCACGACATCTCCGTCCTGGAACTGGACGAGGACTCCGAGGCATGA